The DNA window TCTTCTTAAATGTGTGAGGAAGACCATTCCGCTTCAATCCGTTGTCCTGCTTGGCGCGAACCGCTCTGGATCGCGATTCAAACCAGCACAAACAGTCGACTGCACTGCTTTCACGAGCAACCACCCCTTCTTAGCTTGTTGGACGAGTGAACGCTTTCTAAACACGCGCACGAGTTCTTTTGCTTCCAGTGTTCTCTCCCACATGATCCGTGCACGGGGCAAAGTGCAACCCACTCACGCATTGCTTCGCTAGAGAGTATGCCAAATTGCTAGAAGCAGGCGCAACAACGAAGCGACAAGTGGAAAGCTGTGCTTTTTAGCGTACAGTGTAGGCCTGCATGAATGCAGAGTTGCCGCTGCGCCGGCAGAAACACAACACGGAGCTGGCCAAATGCTCGCAAAGCCCACTGCCTTTACCCACTGATTCTTTGCTGTTCCAAACAGCTATCTTTTTTTCCGAATCTCTTTCTGTCGTCCGTCGCTGTGGAAGCCGGCGCGGCCTGGCCACTGACGAGGCAAACCACTCAGTTTTCCTAGAAAAGAATCGGTGCTAACAGCTTTGTCCTTTTAGAACATTCGTGTTCTGACGCAGCGGGGGCTCTTGGACCTCCGGgagtttccctttcttctggagCAGTGCCGTTCCTACTTGGGCAGAGACATGGGAACGACAAGAACTCGTTTGCGAGGGTGGCGCGGAGAGCCTGTTTGACAAGAAGTTCTGGCTGATCGAGAAACTGCATTCCgatgtgtctccttcttcgtttgaACGATGAGTCGGTTTGTTCATCCTGAGTGATAGACTACCGACAGGCACGCCGCTCGTGCCGCACACCATGTATCGTTCTGTACGTGGAACCCCCTGTGTTTACGGGTGAAAGACGACGCAAAGAACCGGAATCTCGCTTGCTGCGTTCGtaggcagagaaagacgtaCCACTGCGAAATGAACTGCGTCTTGGGCACTTCGTTCTACGGTTTTTCTTTGTCGCCTGCGCCTGCAGCAGGCCCCAAACAACACACAGGCAGTGTACCTCGTAGCCGCCCACAAACAACACACGCACCTCCTTACGGAAatcgtttccgtttttctaCATAGCCGACGGCACGTCATGCAATTTTCGCATTTTCACGTGGAGACACAACCCCGCATTTCCATACGTCGTGCAATCGATGTAGTCGTCCGCGCCGAGAGAGCCGAGTACCGCACGCGCTTTAAGCGGCGCAAACTCAAGAAACTAAGCACTCTTACCACGTGGACTGGTCAGACACACAACCGACAACACATGCGCTGCGCTTTCGCCTGGTTCGGACAACTTTTGAAAGCATTATGAGGGGGAAAGAAGCGTGGAAAGGACCTGAATGTTGGACGGCGGCCTTGACGCTCTGCGGGCCCGTTCTGTATCGCGCTGTCTCAGGGCCCTGTCGATGACACACCACGGGACTTTTTTGGAGCCAGTTGCCACTTTATAACGATCGCCTTCCCCGATTTTTGACACACGCCACGGCAAATCTTAGTTCCAGGCATCTTTGAGATGTTCCGCAGAAATTGCGGTTCAAGATTTTTTCACTACGCTGATTCTTTGCATGCTCTGGCGTGCCGTCCCCGTCCGTTCCCAGGCGGTATACCGCTGCCTTTGTCTTGCATCTTCTTTCCAGCAAACGCCATCGAAGCCGTTCAAAGGAACAGAAAGCGGGTCCGAGCGTTCACAGGAAAATCTTCTGCGGCCGCGCTTCGATTCCTTCGACACCGACTACGGACGGCCCGGCAGCGGTTGAGTGTTTTGCGCCGCTCGGCAGTCGATGTGAACATCTCCAGAATGTGATTTAACCACAGTGGACGGTTTCGGACCCCTcacttccgtctcttcccgtgACACAGCtaccgtctctctgtccacaTGCTGGCTCCTCTCTGAGCTGCCGTATTGCTTTGCGACATCGTCTCGATACTGTCGTTGGCCGTCCCTcgtttagggtttagggtttttCCGGCTGCTGGGGAGTTCCAGCGTAGGacccccccctctcccctcgAGAACCGACCCCTCGTTCCTCGAACGAGAAACGAGCCGCTCCGACCCTTCCAATGCGCGTCACCAAttgtctgtttccttcaGCCTACGGTTTCGGAGATGTTGCTCTCCAGGAAAGAGGCCGCAGCCGAGCCGGTGGGGCGGAGTTTCTCCAAGCGCTCTTCTCGTGAGCTCGCGCGGTCTTTACCGCCAAACTCGGCGAACAGACAAGCTTCCGCGTGCACAAGGAATTTCGCGTCTTGTGGACCAACCAGCAGCCCCTCTCCGGAGGGACTGGAGTTGCGACCTTCACAAGACACGgagcacgcgagaaaaaaacggatgCTCCCGTCCCGTTCTAGATGCTGTTCTTCCGAGAGGcatggcgcatgcagagcgagacaggccgACCCCCCAGAAAGGATCTGTACTGCTTGGTCGCCTTCATGCTGGCAGGTATGACCAAGGAAAAGAACGTGGGATGGCGCGACTTGCCGCCGAACTGGAACGCACAAAGATGTCAAGGCTTCGGTCTGGGCGGCGCGTGTcctggctgtctccgttccttcgTTGCTTTTGGTGACAACCCGGTCTCCTTAAGTCGTCGGGAGAAAGGCTCCGCGTAAACAGGCACGGATAGACCAGAACACAGAGCTGTTCTGAAAATAGCTACCACGCGCGCCCGGAGGGGCCAGCAAAATCTGAAACTCCTCGGCACCTCTGCATGTCCACATCTGTGCATGTATCGATACAGACACGGACAGAGATGTACACCGATGCTTGTGTGGGGTGGTTCGAATCGCACCGGTTACGCAGGCaactgcgccttctcttttgtttttaGTTCTCGCCACTCTTCCcgctgtctttgtctctttcctctcttctccagaacTTTCCAGCAGCACAGAATCCGTTCGCCACCCTTCCCTCAGGCCCCGTGGTGTCGATCCAGCGGCGGCTCCGGCTGCTTCCCCCTTTGGTTTCTGCCCACGAAATCGAGGGCCTTCTCTCGCAGTTGAAAGATGTTTACGAGGGAAAACGCTTTGTCCTTCAAGGCGGAGACTGTGCCGAGGTCTTTGCAGATTGTCAACCTTGCATTCTTGCCGCGAAGatgcgccttctccttcaaATGAGTCTCATCCTCCAAGACGCCACATCACGCAAAATTGTCCGAATCGGGAGAATGGCGGGGCAATACGGAAAGCCTCGGTAGGGCAGAGGGAAAactctcgtctttcttgtctctcgctgcttcctgTGGATACGTGCGCTCGCACATCTGCTAATACATGAGCTGATGGTACTGTGCACGTTTTCCAAACTGGCCGCCACAGTGTATGCCCTAAATCGATAGAAAACACAAGAAGGCGGGCGTACACCGGTGTGCTTATCTCGCCGGGAATCGCTCTGTACAACATTCTTTACACTTTCTTTAAAAAAGTCATGCTCATCCAATTCCactaatatatatatatatatatatgtatatatatgtatatatatatatgtatatatatatatatatgtatatatatatatatatatatatgtatatatatacacacaaatgcgtgtatatatatatatactatatatatacatacaaacagacgtatatacgtatgtaaAGAAGcatcgttttttctctcgccgtctgcgtgaCCTTTTTCAGTAGAAGTGTGTGTCTCTACAAGGCGCAGCCTCGAATGCCCGTTTTCTGGACTTCTTCCATTTcattcttttcttttcttgtcaGAAGTCGGTCCCACGAGATTCTTGAGGGTCGGAAAGTCCTGACATATCGCGGCGACTCCGTCAACGGGACGGATCCGTCTGACAGGGTAAGGCTCGGCTGCTTTGGCAAACTGCGGGGTGGCAGAACAGCAAGCGCAAGCGATGTCTTTTTCATCAGGTCTGAAGGGGCGACCTTCGAGTTGCCCCTTTCTCGGCATCACACCTGTGTCTCGGTCTTCTTTAGCTTttgccgtctttcctctccagtcttattcctcgtttcctgctcCTGTGTTTCATCTTCATAACGTCGTCTTTGCTTCCCGTCTGCagtcttttttctgtggaagCCGTCCCTCCTAGTGTGTcatctttctcccctttttcgtgCTGGCACCCATTCTCGTTtttgtcgcctctttcgttcgcttctcccttttcgctgCCTTCAGGACCCTCAGCCAGAGCGACTCCTTCAAGGTACGACTTTAcgcttctgtctttcgcctcttctctgtgtctagGAGGTCATTTCCAGGCTTCTTATTCCCTGTGTGTGGACTGAATCGGTCGCTTCAGAGTGCCGGTGTGCGCTTGAtgctttcccctctcgtttttccctttgCCGTCCTCAGCGTACTTTCAATCGGCGGCGACGCTGAACTTTGTccggtctctcctctcacgtAAGTCGCACGGCATGGGCGCCTTGGCAAAAAAACGCAAAAAACAAATGTGAGGGATGGGGCAGGAGAAAAGTGCGGACCTTGGAAATCGACGGCCCCCAAAACCAGGCCCAACGGGCGACATTGAACAACTGCTAGCCACATATGTCGCTTATTTTCCATACCTTGGTACGCTATGGCTGCACATATCCGTATGCGACTGGAGAGGGACCAGTTCGTATGTATACACGTAACTGTGTACGTATACCTATACATATGAAGACgttcatatgtatatgtatatatatatatatatatatatatatgatacGTCAACTTACGTGATTCCCCGTGGAAtagaaagagaacaaaggCAAAGGGAACAGCAGCAGCTGAAGGGCTGGTACAGAAGACTGGGGGGGACGGCAAGGACAGGTGCCCGCGGGAACCGTGTCTAGTGTCCAGACGCCCGACGACATAGGAGGCactcgtcgtcgcctccagTCTGCTTCTTTCATCCCTATGGCATTGCTTCAtgtgtttcgtttcttgtTCCGGGTGTCGTCTGCAGCTGGCAGTTCCTTTTTCCGGGCTGATacgggaagcgagaagacagaggaaagtgTCTGGGAGCTGTCTAAACAAGTTGGTCCGGAGAGGCGGTGAGTCACTGGAAAGAGAGATCTAAGACGCCTTGGAccttttccccgttttgtccttttctccttcctgcgtctgcgtCCGGCTCCATCCGTGCAGCCACTCACGATTCGTTCGAAGCAGCCGCCTGGCCCGTCGGCTCATGACTCGATCTCTCGCGATCTTTACATGACTGTGGATCTGCCTGTGTACCTACCTGCGTATATGTATCTCGGTGTATATGCATCTGTATGTACATttgcgcatatatatgtaaattCATGTGTCTCGATGCATaggtatatacatgtatgtatcatatgcatatatatatatatatatttgtatccgtggatgtatatgtgcatatgtgtgtgccAGGGTGCAGCAAGGGTTAAATGATAACGTGTATGTTGATGTTGACGAGATGGAACATTCCAATATGACAGTTGGGAACTCTGTGGTttgtttcgccttttctgggTCCTTTCTGATCCGGGTCACTCTGCTACTCTGTCTCTCACTCTCGGTTTCCTGACCCTTTTTCGTGGTCTTCCTAGACTTTTTCTCCGATCTTTCCGCATCAGCTAGGTCTCTCCAGTCGCCCACAGTTATTTCTGCGGCGATACTCACGCGACTGGCTTCcatctttctctgttttgttCCTCCTGTCGGACAGGCGCGAGTTCCAAATCCTTACCAACACCATCGCTGAGTCAAAACAGAGGCCTTCCGGTCCTTCGCTTGCAATGCACGCATCGcattcttcctctgcttcttcctaCACTacgtcgccgccttcttctccaaagCCTTCTGATCTCgagtctccgtctcctctcttctcttctcgcccgccttTTTCATCTCTCCTGGACTCCGCAGATACGGTACGCCGCCcacttttccttctttccttttaGAGGACTGCGTCACTTCTCTTCAGAGATCCGATCGACTGGGGTGGGCTGTCGACGAAGGAGCAGGGACCGACGGTTTGTCTTATAGATTTTTTCTTTCAGCTCTTGCGTTTCGATTTTGTGTTCGTGAAATGACGAAACTGCAAGGACACACCGCACTTCAGCCGACAGGCCACGGAGACTCAGACCACCACTTTCCCGCTGCAGAGGGACGGAACCTTGAGGAATGGGAAAGCAGCCGTGTCGGCGCTTCATAACTgcaggcggagacacagTCGTTCTTGTACACGCACGGTGGCACATATACGTCTATGTtcatatatgtgtatgtggaTATATAGTTGCACTTTTACCCAAACAAGTCGATACTtgcagagcgcgagagaggtgTATATATCCATCTTTGCAGTGGAATCTGTTTTATGTCATTCTGCAAAGCGGATCGAAGGCGTTTGAGTTGCTGCTGTGGATTCTTTGACCTTTCGTTCACTGTCTGCCTCCGCATCTGTGTCTTTTAGGACTGTTCCATAGGATGTTTTTCTTCCCACGAggctcttctgcttccttaCGAGGAAGCGATGACCCGAGAGTACGACGGGAAGGTACGTCatgccttctctgttttctgtttctctgtgttgccctctctctttggttttcctctctttcgttttcggTCTTGCTTCCTGACCGattctttctgtctttctgttgtctctgtcgcttgcTCGTTTCGATTGCCCGCTTTGCTCGTTGGTGGGTGAGAGGACGCATGTGCACGTGTCGGAccgctgtctcgcccgcGGACTCCACCAATGCCACTGGCCCGCACGTCTCGCCTTTTGTGTGCGGTCTTCTTTCCCGATCTTCCAGTTTTACGACACGAGTGCGCACTTTCTATGGATCGGAGACCGAACTCGTCAGCTCGACCATGCACACATCCAATTTTGTCGGTAGGTCTCCCTTTTtagaaggggaaaggaaagaggctAGAAAGGAGGCAGCCGTTGTGCGCCAGTGCCTGCCGCTCTGTATTTACGCGTTCACACGCCAGAGGTTCCTGCGGCGCTTTTCCGTCT is part of the Neospora caninum Liverpool complete genome, chromosome II genome and encodes:
- a CDS encoding phospho-2-dehydro-3-deoxyheptonate aldolase,related; translated protein: MLPSRSRCCSSERHGACRARQADPPERICTAWSPSCWQNFPAAQNPFATLPSGPVVSIQRRLRLLPPLVSAHEIEGLLSQLKDVYEGKRFVLQGGDCAEVFADCQPCILAAKMRLLLQMSLILQDATSRKIVRIGRMAGQYGKPRSRSHEILEGRKVLTYRGDSVNGTDPSDRDPQPERLLQAYFQSAATLNFVRSLLSPGSSFFRADTGSEKTEESVWELSKQVGPERRREFQILTNTIAESKQRPSGPSLAMHASHSSSASSYTTSPPSSPKPSDLESPSPLFSSRPPFSSLLDSADTDCSIGCFSSHEALLLPYEEAMTREYDGKFYDTSAHFLWIGDRTRQLDHAHIQFCRGIRNSIGVKVGPTAQPHEIVDICRILNPENIPGKVVLITRLGAADASRLLPPVIEAVQTAGVRVVWLCDPMHGNTQVTPEGKKRRCFTDMLKEVLVTFDTHVQHQSQLGGVHFELTGEHVSECIGGCESRGKVGDEETYEAFCDPRLNYTQAVEMAFEIASHIKHADQEQGRSVTLNNWANALH